In uncultured Methanobacterium sp., a genomic segment contains:
- a CDS encoding YHS domain-containing protein, with amino-acid sequence MAVDPICKMDVDEKSAKWVSEYKGKKYYFCAPGCKKEFDENPEKYAEK; translated from the coding sequence ATGGCTGTAGATCCAATCTGTAAAATGGATGTTGATGAGAAAAGCGCCAAATGGGTCAGCGAATACAAAGGTAAAAAATACTACTTCTGCGCTCCAGGATGCAAAAAAGAGTTCGATGAAAATCCTGAAAAATATGCAGAAAAATAA
- the truD gene encoding tRNA pseudouridine(13) synthase TruD, whose translation MLNAETYLTSQKGIKGQIRTKNEDFYVEEIPETVPSGEGPNTWLWIEKNSRTTLEVVLDIARELKINRKQMGFAGMKDKKAVTRQWICISNKTPEELQGIEDKLHHVKILKITPNQKKLRMGQLVGNKFRLMVRNLEDPESAAQEAEEILSELKERGVPNYYGYQRFGKDRPNTHLVGKALIKGGVKEAVDRYIGHPYDTEPKHIQEARRFYDEGELGESLASMPSGMRYEKMMLHTLIKEEKKRGELNEKSYILALRSIPKPLSRMFVHAYQSYLFNKAVSERTKLGIDQYVKGDILIDNEEHLIHEFKEDEIDEDIRNFQAHPSAPLYGSKVPLAGGKLGEMEQKILDEENLKLEDFTVPQMPKLGSHGIRRAMRFKIWDVNAEATDEGVMVSFSIPKGCYATAVLREVMKVDVY comes from the coding sequence ATACCTGGCTTTGGATTGAGAAAAATAGCAGAACCACCCTGGAAGTGGTTTTAGATATTGCCAGGGAGCTTAAAATTAACCGTAAGCAAATGGGGTTTGCCGGAATGAAAGACAAAAAAGCGGTGACCCGGCAGTGGATATGTATCAGTAACAAAACACCTGAAGAACTTCAGGGAATTGAAGATAAGCTTCATCATGTTAAAATACTTAAAATAACCCCCAATCAGAAGAAGCTGCGCATGGGACAACTGGTGGGAAACAAATTCCGGCTGATGGTAAGAAATTTGGAAGATCCAGAATCCGCAGCTCAGGAAGCAGAAGAAATACTCAGCGAGCTAAAGGAAAGAGGGGTGCCTAATTATTATGGATACCAGCGTTTTGGTAAGGACAGGCCCAACACGCATTTGGTTGGTAAAGCACTGATCAAAGGCGGTGTTAAAGAGGCAGTGGACCGTTACATTGGCCATCCTTATGACACCGAGCCAAAGCACATCCAGGAAGCACGCAGGTTCTATGATGAGGGGGAACTGGGAGAATCACTAGCCTCCATGCCCAGTGGGATGCGGTACGAAAAGATGATGTTACACACTCTCATTAAAGAGGAAAAAAAGAGGGGAGAATTGAATGAAAAATCTTACATCCTGGCACTCAGGAGCATCCCTAAACCCTTAAGCAGGATGTTTGTCCACGCATACCAGTCCTACCTTTTCAACAAGGCGGTTAGTGAACGCACCAAGCTGGGTATTGACCAGTACGTCAAGGGAGATATTTTAATTGACAATGAAGAACACCTTATCCATGAATTTAAAGAAGATGAAATAGATGAAGATATAAGAAACTTCCAGGCCCACCCATCTGCCCCTCTTTACGGGAGCAAGGTGCCACTGGCCGGGGGTAAACTTGGGGAAATGGAACAGAAGATCCTGGATGAAGAAAACCTTAAACTGGAAGATTTCACAGTACCACAGATGCCCAAACTGGGCAGTCATGGGATACGTCGTGCAATGCGGTTTAAAATATGGGATGTTAATGCAGAAGCAACTGATGAAGGGGTTATGGTGAGTTTCTCAATTCCCAAGGGATGTTACGCCACTGCAGTTTTAAGGGAAGTTATGAAGGTGGATGTTTATTAA
- a CDS encoding heavy metal translocating P-type ATPase, translating to MADNSKKKAEIKISGMHCASCALNVEKSLQGLEGVEDAQVNFGTEKATVEYHPDKVELRDLEKSVEDVGFAVVNEKVIIKVGGMTCAMCVQAIEGVLKKIDGVSEVNVNLAAEKAYVTYNPHMTSVADMRKAIEDLGYEYLGVEGEFKVDQEEELRKADLNGKKNRFVVAFAVSIPLMVLMYSGVMLPFNMAYFMLAVTILPFIYVSYPIFSAAYRSLQNRGLNMDVMYSMGIGVAFISSVLGTFNIILTPEFLFYETALMLAGFLMFGRWLEARAKGRTGTAIKKLVGLQAKTATVLRDEGDENGVEIQVPVEDVLVGDIVLVKPGERIPVDGKVVSGDSYVDESMITGEPIPSLKNAGSKVVGGTINQNGVLKFRAEKIGKDMVLAQIIKLVESAQGSKPPVQRIADEAVTYFIPTVLTIAIVAFVVWYLLLGSTLLFGLTILISILVVACPCALGLATPTAVTVGIGRGAELGILVKNGEALEISEKLTTILFDKTGTLTKGKPEVTNIIGTGTDDKTLLEIAASAEKNSQHPLADAIVTKAKDNDLKLYDSDEFNTFGGKGVSATVNMRSVLIGNRKLLRENDVEISDTNEEMISKLESEGKTAILVALNNVFSGIIGVADTLKENTPQAISELKRMGLDVAMITGDNQKTADAIATSIGIEHVTAGVLPEDKSKEVKRLQDQGEVVAFVGDGINDAPALAQADVGIAIGSGTDVAIESGEIVLIKDNLMDAVAGVQLSEKVMGRIKLNLFWAFAYNVILIPVAAGLLYPTFGITFRPEYAGLAMALSSVTVVTLSLLLKGYIPPSKKLEQVPENLN from the coding sequence ATGGCAGATAATTCTAAGAAAAAGGCTGAAATAAAGATTTCAGGTATGCACTGTGCTTCATGTGCCCTTAATGTGGAAAAATCCCTGCAGGGGTTGGAGGGTGTTGAAGATGCTCAGGTTAATTTTGGAACAGAAAAAGCCACTGTGGAATACCATCCAGATAAGGTAGAACTTCGTGACCTGGAGAAATCTGTGGAAGACGTTGGTTTTGCTGTGGTGAATGAAAAGGTCATTATCAAAGTGGGAGGAATGACCTGTGCCATGTGTGTCCAGGCCATTGAAGGAGTTTTAAAAAAGATCGATGGAGTTAGTGAAGTTAACGTGAACCTGGCGGCTGAAAAGGCCTATGTAACCTACAACCCCCATATGACCAGTGTGGCTGATATGCGGAAAGCCATTGAAGATCTGGGATATGAGTATTTGGGAGTAGAAGGAGAATTCAAGGTAGACCAGGAGGAAGAACTGCGCAAAGCGGATCTTAATGGTAAAAAGAACCGATTTGTTGTGGCCTTTGCTGTCTCCATTCCCCTGATGGTGTTGATGTACTCCGGTGTGATGTTACCATTTAACATGGCATATTTCATGCTGGCTGTTACCATTTTACCCTTCATTTATGTGAGTTACCCTATTTTTTCTGCTGCATATCGTTCTCTGCAGAATCGTGGTCTGAATATGGATGTAATGTATTCTATGGGTATTGGTGTGGCTTTTATATCCAGTGTGCTGGGAACATTCAACATCATTCTCACCCCTGAATTTTTGTTCTATGAAACTGCCCTGATGCTTGCTGGTTTCCTCATGTTTGGCCGGTGGCTCGAAGCACGTGCTAAAGGGCGTACTGGTACTGCAATCAAGAAATTAGTTGGTCTTCAGGCTAAAACAGCCACTGTTCTTCGTGATGAAGGGGATGAGAATGGTGTTGAAATCCAGGTCCCGGTGGAAGATGTGCTGGTTGGTGATATTGTACTGGTCAAGCCTGGTGAAAGGATCCCTGTTGATGGTAAGGTAGTTTCGGGTGATAGTTACGTTGATGAATCCATGATCACTGGTGAACCAATACCTTCCCTGAAAAATGCTGGTTCGAAGGTGGTTGGTGGAACTATAAATCAGAATGGGGTTTTAAAATTCCGTGCAGAAAAAATTGGTAAGGATATGGTTCTGGCCCAGATAATTAAACTGGTGGAATCTGCTCAGGGGTCCAAGCCACCTGTTCAGAGGATTGCTGATGAGGCAGTTACCTATTTCATTCCCACTGTTCTTACCATTGCCATTGTGGCCTTCGTAGTATGGTACTTACTACTGGGAAGCACTCTCCTATTTGGGCTCACCATCCTCATATCCATCCTGGTGGTGGCCTGCCCTTGTGCCCTGGGCCTGGCAACACCCACTGCAGTGACCGTGGGGATTGGTCGTGGAGCCGAACTGGGTATACTGGTTAAAAATGGTGAAGCACTGGAAATATCCGAGAAATTAACTACTATCCTCTTTGATAAAACCGGGACCCTGACCAAGGGTAAACCAGAAGTTACCAACATCATAGGAACTGGGACCGATGACAAAACGTTATTGGAGATTGCTGCCAGTGCGGAAAAAAATTCACAACACCCCCTGGCTGATGCAATAGTCACTAAAGCCAAGGATAATGACCTTAAATTGTATGATAGCGATGAATTCAACACATTCGGAGGAAAAGGAGTATCGGCAACTGTTAATATGAGATCGGTGCTCATAGGAAACCGGAAGCTTCTCAGGGAAAATGATGTTGAAATATCCGATACAAACGAAGAAATGATTTCAAAACTGGAATCAGAGGGTAAAACAGCGATTCTAGTTGCATTGAATAATGTTTTTTCTGGTATTATAGGGGTGGCGGACACATTGAAGGAAAACACCCCCCAGGCAATAAGTGAACTTAAGAGAATGGGTCTGGATGTGGCCATGATCACCGGTGACAATCAAAAAACTGCAGATGCCATTGCTACGAGCATAGGCATAGAACACGTCACCGCAGGAGTGCTGCCCGAGGATAAATCCAAGGAAGTTAAAAGACTTCAGGATCAGGGCGAAGTGGTGGCTTTTGTGGGTGATGGGATAAATGACGCTCCGGCCCTGGCACAGGCCGATGTAGGGATAGCCATTGGTAGCGGTACTGACGTGGCCATTGAAAGTGGAGAGATAGTGCTTATTAAGGACAATTTAATGGATGCTGTGGCTGGAGTGCAGTTATCTGAGAAGGTAATGGGACGTATCAAGCTCAACCTTTTCTGGGCATTCGCCTACAATGTGATCCTCATACCGGTGGCTGCAGGACTACTCTACCCCACTTTCGGGATTACTTTCCGACCAGAATACGCTGGACTGGCCATGGCTCTGAGTTCTGTGACTGTTGTGACTCTTTCACTGCTTTTAAAAGGATATATTCCCCCATCCAAGAAGTTAGAGCAGGTTCCGGAAAACTTAAACTGA
- a CDS encoding amidohydrolase family protein — protein MVYLLIHNGTLIDGEGGKPLENAAVLIKDQIILDSGVEDSLKLPNDKIKYIDAQGGFILPGFIDCHVHMMWNGFRFEEPLFTPLSLYFYHASSNLKHTLNAGVTTVRDAGMADFGVKRAVEKGLICGPRLQISVMPLSTTGGHFDFHHKSGLQVKTTYSGLPDPVCDGPEEVRKRVREVLRAGADVVKVMVTGGVISANDSPEHSQFTQEELKVMVEEASFRGLPVMAHAHGSAGVKNALQAGIKSIEHGTYLDDECIALLLEKDAWLVPTMLVHRINMEKLEAGDLPEFSREDTRNVFTNGLKSVQKAQKAGVKIVMGTDSGIGPHGQNLRELGLLCKVGMEPAEAIQAGTKHASELLGLQDKIGTIEKGKLADVVICAINPLEDMDSLGNPDNMLVVVKEGKIFKDIRTF, from the coding sequence ATGGTGTACTTGCTCATCCATAATGGGACGCTCATAGATGGTGAAGGTGGTAAACCACTTGAAAACGCGGCAGTTTTAATTAAAGACCAGATAATTCTTGATTCTGGTGTTGAAGACTCATTAAAACTTCCGAATGATAAGATCAAATATATTGATGCCCAGGGAGGGTTTATACTCCCTGGTTTTATTGACTGTCACGTGCATATGATGTGGAATGGATTTCGCTTTGAAGAACCTTTATTCACCCCATTGTCATTATATTTCTATCATGCTAGTTCGAATCTGAAGCATACCCTAAACGCTGGGGTGACCACAGTCCGGGATGCGGGAATGGCAGATTTTGGGGTTAAACGTGCTGTGGAAAAAGGGCTAATCTGCGGGCCAAGGCTTCAAATTAGTGTCATGCCACTATCCACAACAGGGGGGCATTTTGACTTCCATCATAAATCCGGCCTTCAGGTGAAAACAACCTATTCTGGACTTCCAGATCCAGTCTGTGATGGACCGGAAGAAGTTCGAAAAAGAGTCAGGGAAGTTTTAAGGGCAGGTGCAGATGTGGTGAAGGTTATGGTGACAGGTGGGGTTATAAGTGCCAATGACAGCCCCGAACATTCCCAGTTCACTCAGGAAGAGTTGAAGGTGATGGTGGAAGAAGCATCCTTTAGGGGTTTACCAGTAATGGCCCATGCCCATGGATCCGCAGGTGTGAAAAATGCCCTGCAAGCAGGTATCAAATCCATTGAACATGGAACCTATCTGGATGATGAATGCATTGCCCTTTTACTTGAAAAAGATGCCTGGCTGGTTCCCACTATGCTGGTGCACCGGATAAACATGGAAAAATTAGAAGCAGGAGATCTTCCAGAATTTAGCAGGGAGGATACCCGGAACGTGTTCACAAACGGGCTTAAAAGTGTTCAAAAAGCCCAAAAAGCTGGGGTTAAGATTGTTATGGGTACTGACAGTGGTATTGGTCCCCATGGGCAGAACCTTAGAGAACTTGGACTCCTATGCAAAGTGGGTATGGAACCTGCAGAAGCAATACAGGCAGGTACCAAGCACGCCTCGGAACTTCTGGGACTTCAAGATAAAATAGGCACCATAGAAAAGGGTAAACTGGCTGACGTGGTCATCTGTGCCATTAACCCCCTGGAGGACATGGATTCCCTGGGAAATCCTGACAATATGCTGGTAGTTGTGAAGGAAGGTAAAATATTTAAGGACATTAGAACATTTTAA